The Cognaticolwellia beringensis genome segment AAGCACTTGGTATTTTCCTACCCTTGATCACCGTTAACTGTGCAATCTTCGGTGGTGTTTCATTTATGGTCGCGAAAAACTTAACCTTAGGCGAAAGTTTCGTTTATGGCATCGGCTCAGGTATTGGTTGGATGTTAGCCATCGTACTGATAGCGGGTATTCGTGAAAAAATGAAATACTCGGATGTACCTGACGGCTTAAAAGGCTTAGGTATTACGTTTATTACTGCAGGATTGATGGCGTTTGGCTTTCTTTCTTTCGGTGGTATTTCACTTTAGGTTAATGTCGGTTTTAGCTAGCACTTGCTTAAATACAATGAGCTTAGCTAAAACCCTTAAATAAGATTAAAGGAAAAGTCGATGGAAATTATTATTCTCGGCGTATCGATGTTTACCGTGATAGTACTAGCTTTGGTAATGGTGATTTTATTTGCCAAATCTAAGTTAGTATCTTCAGGTGACGTTACGATTAGCATCAACGGTGACCCAGAGAAAGCAGTAACAACTGCGGCTGGTGGTAAGCTTTTAGGCGCACTTGCTGACCAAGGTATTTTTATACCTTCAGCTTGTGGTGGCGGTGGTACTTGTGGCCAATGTCGCGTAGAAATACATTCAGGTGGTGGTGATATTTTACCGACTGAGTCTGGTCATATTAATAAGCGTGAAGCAAAAGAAGGTTGTCGTTTAGCGTGTCAAGTGGCCGTTAAACAAGACATGGACATTGTACTTGAAGATGAAATCTTCGGAGTTCAACAATGGGAATGTGAAGTTATCTCTAACGATAACCAAGCAACGTTCATTAAAGAGCTTAAGTTACAAATTCCTAATGGCGAATCTGTACCGTTTAAAGCCGGTGGTTATATTCAAATTGAAGCGCCTGCGCATCATGTAAAATATAGCGATTTCGATATAGATGACCAATACAAAGGTGATTGGAATCATTTTGGATTTTTTGATGTTGAATCAAAAGTTGATGAGCCTACGTTACGTGCTTACTCAATGGCGAATTATCCAGAAGAAGAAGGCATTATCATGCTTAACGTGCGTATTGCTACGCCGCCTCCCGGACGTTTACATTTACCAGCAGGTAAAATGTCGTCTTATATTTTCAGCTTAAAAGCTGGCGATAAAGTGACTATTTCAGGTCCATTTGGTGAATTCTTCGCGAAAGAAACTGAAAATGAAATGGTATTTATCGGTGGTGGTGCTGGTATGGCGCCAATGCGTTCACATATCTTTGATCAACTTAAACGTTTGCAGTCTAAACGTAAAATGTCGTTCTGGTATGGTGCTCGTTCTAAACGTGAAATGTTCTATGAAGATGATTATAACGGCCTTGCGGCTGAAAATGACAACTTTGAATGGCATGTTGCGTTATCAGATCCACAACCAGAAGATAACTGGGATGGCATGACTGGTTTTATTCATAATGTATTGCACGAGCAGTACTTGAAAGACCATGAAGCGCCAGAAGATTGTGAGTACTATATGTGTGGTCCTCCAATGATGAACGCCGCAGTTATTCATATGTTGAAAGATTTGGGTGTTGAAGATGAAAACATCATGTTAGATGACTTCGGTGGCTAATTAAGCGCGCGAATTCATATAATGAAAGGCGGCTTAGGTCGCCTTTTTAATTTCTATTGTTTATATCCAGCTTGTTCGGTTATCAATAGAAAGAGGAGTTTATTTAGCTAAAGCACATTGTGTTTTTACAGACAGACAATTGTTTTAGCTAAATGAAATTTTATTAAGGGTATTGTTATGCAATATAGTTGTAACTTAAGCAAATATGCATCAGCGGTTAAGTTGTTTGTAGTCGCAAGCACACTGTTAGTGCTTAGTGGTTGTTTTCCTAGTAATGATCTCGGTCGTGAAGAGTATCTTCTTCGAGGAAACACCATGGGCACCACTTATAATATTAAAGTGGTAGGTGAGAGCTTAGACGCAGAAAAACTACAACAAGGTATTGATGCAAAACTTGTGCAGTTGAATCAAGAGATGTCGACTTATATCAAGGATTCTGAGTTATCTATATTTAATCAATCAGCGTCGCTTGAACCTGTCAAAGCATCAACAGGTTTAGCACGAGTGGTGAAAGAAGCTATTCGTTTAGGCGAACTGAGTAATGGTGCACTTGATGTTACTGTTGGGCCTTTAGTGAACTTATGGGGCTTTGGACCTGAGTATCGTCCAGAGACTGTGCCAAGTGAAGCATTACTTACAGCGACAAAAGCCAGAGTAGGCTTAGATAAGCTTAAATTAGAAAATGGCATGTTGAGTAAGCGCACGGCAGATCTATATGTAGATTTATCAACCATTGCTAAAGGTTACGGCGTTGATTTAGTTGCTGAGTATATTGAGGCTAATGGTATCAATAATTATTTAGTTGAAATCGGTGGCGAAATGCGACTTAAAGGCTTTAAACATACTGGTGAACTGTGGCATGTGGCGATTGAAAAACCTTTGAGCGATGAACGCTCTGTACACCAAATTATTGTGCCCAAAGATAATGCTGTTGCCACTTCAGGCGACTACAGAATATATTTTGAGGCTGATGGCCAACGATTTTCGCATATCATAGACCCAAAAAGTGGAAAGCCAATTAACCATAAACTGGTCTCTGTTACGGTAATTCATCCATCTTCAATGACTGCGGACGGTTTATCGACTGCGATGATGGTTATGGGGGAAGAGAAAGCATTAGCGTTTGCTGAAGCTAATGATCTTGCGGTATATATCATTGCGAAAACAGATCATGGCTTTGTCGAGCAAAGCACGGTAAAATTCATGCAATATCTCAAATAGGTTTGCATTCTTTTACCTTAAGTTATTTTTAAATTATTTAAAACTAGACTGCTAGTTAAAGTTTTATAATTAAATCTTGAATATTATTAAGTAGGTAGGCACTCATTATGGCTATATTTTTAATTACATTAGGCTTTTTTCTCGTTATTGTTATGGCAATGGCTGTAGGATATATCTTTCAAAGGAAAACCCTGGGTGGTAGCTGCGGTGGCTTAGCTAATGTCGGTATCGACAAGTCTTGTAACTGTGATAACCCCTGTGAAAAGCGTCAAGAGCGTGATCGAGTTGCAGCGTTGAAAATCGGCGATATTAGTGTGAAAAATATTTAGGTTTTAGATCTAAATACCCTAAGACAACGTGCTGCTGTCAGTATGTTTTCAGTAAGTTAAAGATAAATAAAAGGTGAGCTTAGCTCACCTTTTTTGTTATTTACTGTTTCAAGATTATTCGCTCGAGGCTACAGGCGCTTTAGCAATATCAGGTAAGACGTTCAATCAGCCAGTACGTTGCGATTACAGCAATGGCTATGTTCAGCGCCAAGACTAATTTTGTTTGATACCAAGTTTTATGCTTAAAAGGGTATAAAGACAAAAAAGCGAGAGCAATTACGGTTAGCTGGCCAAGCTCAACACCTACGTTAAACGAGACTAAACTCATCAGGTATTGGCTAGGCGGTAAACCTACATCACCCAATACCGACGCAAAACCTAATCCGTGTAACAAGCCAAAGGCAAAGATAATAGGTAAACGGGTATGACTACTTGTCCCTTTTTTCGCTCGGTAAATATTTTCTAATCCTACGTAGACAATAGATAAGGCAATAAGGGGCTCTACAATAGCGCTAGACAGCGTTACAATCCCGTAAATACCTAATGCAAGTGTGATGGTATGCGCTAAGGTAAACGCGGAAACTTGCCATATTAAGGCCGAACGGCGTTTAGCAAATAGAAAAAGTGCTAAAACAAAAAGGATATGGTCTAACCCTCGCGGTAATATATGCACAAAACCTTGATAAATATAATCAGCTGCTAATTGAATTTTTGTGGTTA includes the following:
- a CDS encoding FAD:protein FMN transferase encodes the protein MQYSCNLSKYASAVKLFVVASTLLVLSGCFPSNDLGREEYLLRGNTMGTTYNIKVVGESLDAEKLQQGIDAKLVQLNQEMSTYIKDSELSIFNQSASLEPVKASTGLARVVKEAIRLGELSNGALDVTVGPLVNLWGFGPEYRPETVPSEALLTATKARVGLDKLKLENGMLSKRTADLYVDLSTIAKGYGVDLVAEYIEANGINNYLVEIGGEMRLKGFKHTGELWHVAIEKPLSDERSVHQIIVPKDNAVATSGDYRIYFEADGQRFSHIIDPKSGKPINHKLVSVTVIHPSSMTADGLSTAMMVMGEEKALAFAEANDLAVYIIAKTDHGFVEQSTVKFMQYLK
- the nqrM gene encoding (Na+)-NQR maturation NqrM codes for the protein MAIFLITLGFFLVIVMAMAVGYIFQRKTLGGSCGGLANVGIDKSCNCDNPCEKRQERDRVAALKIGDISVKNI
- the nqrF gene encoding NADH:ubiquinone reductase (Na(+)-transporting) subunit F, with protein sequence MEIIILGVSMFTVIVLALVMVILFAKSKLVSSGDVTISINGDPEKAVTTAAGGKLLGALADQGIFIPSACGGGGTCGQCRVEIHSGGGDILPTESGHINKREAKEGCRLACQVAVKQDMDIVLEDEIFGVQQWECEVISNDNQATFIKELKLQIPNGESVPFKAGGYIQIEAPAHHVKYSDFDIDDQYKGDWNHFGFFDVESKVDEPTLRAYSMANYPEEEGIIMLNVRIATPPPGRLHLPAGKMSSYIFSLKAGDKVTISGPFGEFFAKETENEMVFIGGGAGMAPMRSHIFDQLKRLQSKRKMSFWYGARSKREMFYEDDYNGLAAENDNFEWHVALSDPQPEDNWDGMTGFIHNVLHEQYLKDHEAPEDCEYYMCGPPMMNAAVIHMLKDLGVEDENIMLDDFGG